The genomic stretch AGAGGTGACGTGATGGCTACTGTTATAAAAAATGAACGCGGTGCTGCGTTAATTGTTGCTCTGGTCGTTTTGACTCTTCTGACAATTATAGGGTTGGCGGCAACAAATACCTCGATCTTGGAAACCATGATTTCTTCCACTGAGCGCAGTCGAGCAGAGGCTTTTTATGCAGCAGAGGCTGGGATCGAGCATTTGAGAAGAAATTTTAAATCGATCTTCATCACGAACAATAATGCGCATTTAGCTGCTGGTGAAGATCCAGACTGGGATTTTGTCCTGAATGGATCTCAAGTTGGTGTTGATGCTGCAACAGATATGAGTTTTGAAGGTGGTGCACGCTGGATTACTGGTGGAACTCTCGGGACAGATTATCAATACGATGTGACTGTCTGGAACAATGACGATGGTGGTTCGGCGATTGATGACAATGATTCTATTATCTACATGAGGGCAACTGCACATGTTCCGGATGGTGGAACCGCCAGTATTGAAATTAGCTTGTTTGGTGGCGCATCAGGGGGGAATGCTCTGGCAGGATATGGTGCCCAGGAAGGGGCAGGCTCCGGTAAAAATTACAATTCCAATGACATTAACAGAATAACGGACTTTAGCGCACAGATTAATTGAGCAGGACTGAGAGGGGGCTGAATATGAAAAAGATATTCAAAAATAATGTGCAAATCTTATGGGTGGTTCTGTTCACTGTGCTTCTGATATTGACTGCGAATTATGCACTGGGCAAACCAGGCGGTGGATCCAATAACAGAACCTTGAAGATAATACTTGCAGATAATACGGATGGCGCAGTGCGTGTCACCGTGAGTTCAGGTTTCGGCTATAGCGAGCAGGTTATTACTTCTAGTCGGAGTTTGAGTGTTAATAAATGGGCATCCGTATCTCTGACGCCAATAAACGGGTCTTTATCCGAATTTGATCACTGGTCCGCAAGCTTTATTGGGTATCAAGATGAGAATGACAATCCGTTGCAGTTTTCGATGAATCGCTCCAGCCGTACCGTTACGGCATATTTTACTGAGCCTGAGGAAACCCGTCAGGTGCTCTCTATAACTTTTGCTGGAGATGGTGATGGAGTTGTTTCTTTAATCGGTAAAGTTGGTGGCGACGATGTTTCCTACACCGTTGATAGTCGCGACATTGATGGCACTGTTGCATCGTTCGAATTTGATACTGATTCAGATGTGCATATAGGAACGACACCGTCAGGACCCGATCTTTTTAATGGGTGGGGAGGAGATCTTTCTGGAACCGATAATCCCGAAAGTCTCACCATGGGTAGTGATGCTGATGTCACAGTCTATTTCGTTGCAAAGCCAACCGAGCAGCTGACATTGACCGTTGCTGGAACAGGGAGTGGCGGTGTGACTTTAGTTGGATCGTCTGGAAATCATTCATATGCCAGTACCACCGGAGGGATATATCAATTTTATCTGGATGAGACCGTCATATTGACTGCAACCGCAATCGCCGGGTCTTTTGAAGGTTGGAGTGGCGATGTTGTTTCAGCCGGGACTTCAACCAGTTTGAATATGAATGAGGTGGATCATGCAGTCACGGCAACGTTTATGGACGGCGAAGCTCCAGGTGAAGTGAGCATTTCTATTTCATTCAGTGGTGACGGTACCGGGAGTGTCATAATGTCAGGGGATGGCGACAACAGTTGTTCTTTGTCTTCTGATGGGACTTGTTCTTTTTTGGAGAACGAATCGGTGACCGTGCAAGCCAGTGCCGATTTAACCTCTGAATTTACAGGATGGAGTGGTGCCAATACGTCAACTTCGCAAACGATTAATCTTGTTATGGATGCAGATAAGTCGTTGGGGGCGTCTTTTTCGATCGCTGAAGAAACGACGATTCCCGGTTGTGGCACCTCGACCTATGATGATTATTCTGGTGGATTCAATGCCAGTGAGTTTAGGTTAAACAACGTCAGTACGACTGTAGATGGTTATTTGAGGCTGAATACTGGCGATGATGCTATTGATCCGAATAATATTATTATCCCTTTTGAGCAAGAGGTGTCAGTTACTTTTCTTCACGAAGGCGCTGGATACACATTAAGTGATTTTGGCTGGTTTCTTCCTGCCGAAGGCGATGATGCAACTCTGCATGAAGTTTACCACAATGTAAACGACGATGATGGTGATGGCATCCTTAACGCCTATG from Desulfuromonas acetoxidans DSM 684 encodes the following:
- a CDS encoding pilus assembly PilX family protein — encoded protein: MATVIKNERGAALIVALVVLTLLTIIGLAATNTSILETMISSTERSRAEAFYAAEAGIEHLRRNFKSIFITNNNAHLAAGEDPDWDFVLNGSQVGVDAATDMSFEGGARWITGGTLGTDYQYDVTVWNNDDGGSAIDDNDSIIYMRATAHVPDGGTASIEISLFGGASGGNALAGYGAQEGAGSGKNYNSNDINRITDFSAQIN